A stretch of Perognathus longimembris pacificus isolate PPM17 chromosome 1, ASM2315922v1, whole genome shotgun sequence DNA encodes these proteins:
- the LOC125355273 gene encoding LOW QUALITY PROTEIN: 40S ribosomal protein S30-like (The sequence of the model RefSeq protein was modified relative to this genomic sequence to represent the inferred CDS: inserted 2 bases in 1 codon): MQLFVRAQELHTLEVTGXLATLQITGRLLGGKVHGSLARAGKVRGQTPKVAKQEEEGETTGQAKRQMQYKRRFVNVVPTFGKKGPNANS, encoded by the exons ATGCAGCTCTTTGTCCGCGCCCAGGAGCTCCACACCCTTGAGGTGACCGG CCTGGCTACTCTGCAGATAACTGGCCGCTTGCTTGGAGGTAAAGTCCATGGATCCTTGGCCCGTGCTGGAAAAGTGAGAGGTCAGACTCCCAAGGTGGccaaacaggaggaggaggggga GACGACTGGCCAGGCCAAGAGGCAGATGCAGTATAAACGACGCTTTGTCAATGTTGTGCCCACCTTTGGCAAGAAGGGCCCCAATGCAAACTCTTAA